A stretch of Effusibacillus lacus DNA encodes these proteins:
- a CDS encoding NAD-dependent epimerase/dehydratase family protein — protein MKIVVTGAAGFIGSNLVDRLLREGHEVVGIDMLTIPEWEAVKRRNISEAMKNANFQFRQSDLLQMNLPEILKDADVVFHQAAIAGVRKSWGKDFGEYVNLNILATQRLLEACKDTGIKKFVYASSSSVYGGTDGPTDEDAPLLPISPYGVSKLAGEQLVRMYHVNYGLPTTSLRYFTVYGPRQRPDMAFHKFLKAILDGQPIPLYGNGEQTRDFTFVSDAVEANMLAMNLGVHGNVFNVGGVERASVNEILAIMQEVTGMQVRIEHLPKQPGDPLHTWADISNARKIMGYSPKIQLKEGLAAEWHYIRDLYGKGDS, from the coding sequence ATGAAGATTGTTGTGACAGGTGCTGCCGGCTTTATCGGTTCGAATTTGGTCGATCGGCTGCTGCGGGAGGGCCATGAAGTAGTTGGAATTGACATGTTGACGATTCCCGAATGGGAAGCGGTGAAACGCCGGAACATTTCGGAAGCGATGAAGAATGCGAACTTTCAGTTTAGGCAAAGCGATCTGCTGCAGATGAATCTGCCGGAAATTCTGAAAGACGCGGATGTGGTGTTCCACCAGGCGGCGATTGCGGGTGTACGAAAGAGTTGGGGAAAGGATTTCGGAGAATACGTCAATCTGAATATCCTGGCAACTCAGCGGTTATTGGAGGCCTGCAAGGATACAGGAATCAAGAAGTTTGTCTACGCTTCCTCCTCTTCCGTATACGGCGGAACCGACGGTCCGACCGATGAGGATGCCCCCTTGCTTCCAATATCACCTTACGGTGTCAGCAAGCTTGCGGGTGAACAATTGGTGCGTATGTACCATGTCAATTATGGACTTCCGACCACTTCACTCAGGTATTTTACCGTATATGGCCCCAGGCAGCGGCCGGATATGGCTTTTCACAAGTTCCTGAAGGCGATCCTCGACGGTCAGCCAATCCCTCTCTACGGGAATGGGGAGCAAACACGGGATTTCACTTTCGTGTCCGACGCGGTGGAAGCAAACATGTTGGCTATGAATCTGGGTGTGCACGGGAATGTATTCAACGTGGGCGGTGTGGAAAGGGCTTCCGTCAACGAAATCCTGGCCATCATGCAAGAGGTTACCGGAATGCAGGTAAGAATCGAGCATTTGCCAAAGCAACCGGGGGATCCCCTCCATACTTGGGCCGACATTTCAAATGCCCGTAAGATAATGGGGTACAGCCCGAAGATTCAATTAAAGGAAGGTCTTGCCGCAGAGTGGCATTACATTCGAGACCTATACGGCAAAGGGGATTCGTGA
- a CDS encoding GT-D fold domain-containing protein yields MEKISFGKTLKTEEVIEIIDQAIRAKKPFSLVRVGDGENLVLAQQHVMPIKRVIRTRWGRRSRTTKTKGIRLPNTTARDRMIEAIKRADLVGIPDYNDGELKAPQKYLRPLTNKCFKAYGIRPKRVCHTLVNRHLVEKKSFWEMLRGRKVALISKWADSFADLVNKQYPEFNIKIVKRISFSQYNQIKDTVRRMKNVECDIVLISAGVNAVILAEKLAREQKRVAIDFGKSAMFMVQNNTDRLQPWKG; encoded by the coding sequence GTGGAAAAAATTTCGTTCGGCAAAACGCTGAAAACGGAAGAGGTTATCGAGATCATTGATCAGGCAATCCGTGCCAAAAAGCCGTTCAGTCTCGTCCGGGTCGGGGATGGAGAGAATCTTGTGTTGGCGCAGCAGCATGTAATGCCCATCAAACGTGTAATCCGAACTCGATGGGGGAGACGATCCAGGACGACCAAGACGAAAGGGATTCGGCTGCCAAACACAACAGCCCGTGACAGAATGATTGAAGCAATCAAGCGAGCGGATCTTGTGGGAATCCCTGATTACAATGATGGAGAACTAAAAGCCCCGCAGAAATATCTACGGCCGCTTACCAACAAATGCTTTAAAGCATATGGAATTCGTCCCAAAAGGGTATGTCACACTCTGGTCAATCGTCATTTGGTTGAAAAGAAGAGTTTCTGGGAGATGCTGCGTGGACGCAAAGTGGCCTTGATTTCAAAGTGGGCCGATTCCTTTGCGGATTTGGTCAACAAGCAGTATCCGGAATTTAACATTAAGATTGTAAAGCGGATTTCGTTTTCCCAGTATAACCAAATCAAGGATACTGTACGCCGGATGAAAAACGTTGAGTGTGACATAGTGCTGATTTCTGCGGGTGTGAATGCGGTGATACTTGCGGAAAAATTAGCCCGGGAACAAAAAAGGGTAGCGATTGATTTCGGCAAATCAGCCATGTTCATGGTACAGAACAACACGGATCGGCTCCAGCCGTGGAAGGGATGA
- a CDS encoding UDP-glucose dehydrogenase family protein, with amino-acid sequence MKITVIGSGYVGTTTAIVLASMHHQVISADVDRGKVEKLRRGVLPFVESGLDKLLCEMHGSGQLEFTSNIEAAIRDGQVIIITVGTPSLPDGRADLRYLQTVADTIAGSINEYKVIAVKSTVPVGTNRWLSEYLAEKIGTAELFDVVSNPEFLREGSALYDTLHPERTVLGGNSSRAMAILQEIYKPLDSGFILTDWETAELIKYASNAFLATKISFINEVARTADQVGADVTTVARGMGMDTRIGSQFLKAGIGYGGSCFPKDVKALIHTAKELGIDPKILEAVEAVNRTQTEYYLNKLTDVLLANAKKPWTIAVLGLTFKPDTDDQRESPAIRMVEQLLEHCIEIRILDPTIQMPTQTPWPDEPKIAVCSTIEETLSAADAAILCTEWEQFGKINWKETVPIMRHPILLDGRNYYEPEHMKAAGIHYIAVGRRS; translated from the coding sequence ATGAAAATAACCGTCATTGGATCCGGTTATGTGGGTACAACCACGGCAATTGTACTCGCATCCATGCATCACCAAGTAATCAGTGCGGATGTTGACAGGGGAAAAGTAGAAAAACTGAGGCGGGGAGTCCTGCCGTTTGTGGAGTCCGGGCTGGATAAACTTCTCTGTGAGATGCACGGTAGCGGTCAATTGGAGTTTACCTCCAACATTGAGGCAGCAATTCGTGACGGGCAGGTGATTATTATTACGGTGGGTACCCCGTCACTGCCTGATGGCAGAGCGGATCTCCGTTATCTGCAAACGGTAGCGGACACGATTGCGGGTTCAATCAACGAGTATAAAGTAATTGCTGTTAAAAGCACTGTACCGGTAGGAACCAACAGGTGGCTGTCCGAATACCTTGCTGAAAAAATAGGGACTGCGGAGTTGTTTGACGTCGTATCCAATCCGGAATTTTTAAGAGAAGGCTCCGCATTGTATGACACGCTTCATCCGGAACGAACGGTCTTGGGCGGAAACAGCAGCCGGGCAATGGCCATTCTTCAGGAAATATACAAACCGCTTGACAGCGGTTTTATCCTGACCGATTGGGAAACGGCTGAGCTGATTAAGTATGCTTCCAACGCTTTTCTTGCCACCAAGATTTCATTTATTAATGAAGTTGCACGTACTGCGGATCAGGTCGGAGCGGATGTGACTACAGTTGCCCGCGGAATGGGGATGGATACACGGATCGGGTCCCAATTTCTGAAGGCGGGGATCGGATATGGGGGCTCCTGTTTTCCAAAGGACGTGAAGGCACTAATCCATACCGCGAAGGAATTGGGGATTGATCCGAAAATCCTTGAGGCGGTGGAGGCTGTTAACCGGACACAGACAGAATACTATTTGAACAAATTAACCGACGTTCTTTTGGCGAATGCAAAAAAACCGTGGACGATCGCTGTGTTGGGCTTAACGTTCAAACCGGATACGGATGACCAAAGGGAATCGCCGGCAATTCGCATGGTTGAACAATTGTTGGAGCATTGCATTGAGATTCGTATTCTTGATCCGACTATCCAGATGCCAACCCAGACTCCTTGGCCGGATGAACCGAAAATAGCGGTCTGCAGTACCATTGAAGAAACTTTATCTGCAGCGGACGCTGCAATTCTATGCACGGAATGGGAACAATTTGGTAAGATCAACTGGAAAGAAACCGTGCCTATCATGAGACATCCGATCCTGTTGGACGGAAGGAATTACTATGAACCGGAGCACATGAAGGCAGCGGGAATTCATTACATCGCGGTTGGAAGAAGGAGTTAA